The proteins below are encoded in one region of Synchiropus splendidus isolate RoL2022-P1 chromosome 13, RoL_Sspl_1.0, whole genome shotgun sequence:
- the LOC128769615 gene encoding DET1- and DDB1-associated protein 1-like has translation MEKGDFLKGLPVYNKNNFSKFHADSGCKAANRRPAVYLPTREYPSQQVIVTEKTNILLRYLHQQWDKKNSSRKREQEDGENNAPPKKMARTESREDS, from the exons ATGGAAAAG GGGGATTTCCTGAAAGGCCTGCCGGTTTATAACAAGAATAACTTCAGCAAGTTCCACGCGGACTCCGGCTGTAAAGCTGCA AACCGCAGACCTGCTGTTTACCTGCCAACACGGGAGTACCCGTCACAACAAG TTATTGTCACTGAGAAGACAAACATCCTGTTGAGGTACCTTCACCAGCAGTGGGACAAGAAG AACTCGTCTAGAAAGCGAGAGCAGGAAGACGGAGAGAATAATGCACCACCCAAAAAAATGGCCAGAACAGAGAGCCGTGAAGATTCGTGA
- the mrpl34 gene encoding 39S ribosomal protein L34, mitochondrial, translated as MNSIFSSLSRLRGLSYASSVPLRNLGVSGFSPLRSFSSCLVPRATLGSPGYRCGPIVSSAEGRQVFQQLPGNYQQIRTRKRGTEYQPKNIKRKRTHGWIKRLSSQGGIEVILRRMLKGRKSLSH; from the exons ATGAATTCTATCTTTTCGTCTCTGTCGCGGCTGCGCGGACTGAGTTACGCCAGCAG tgTGCCATTGAGGAACCTTGGAGTCAGTGGCTTCTCCCCCCTCAGATCATTCAGCAGCTGTCTTGTGCCTCGAGCAACGCTGGGATCTCCTGGCTACAGATGTGGACCAATTGTCTCCTCTGCGGAGGGCAGACAAGTGTTTCAACAACTTCCTGGCAATTACCAGCAAATTCGAACCAGGAAAAGAGGCACCGAGTATCAGCCCAAGAACATTAAGCGCAAGAGGACCCATGGCTGGATCAAGAGGCTTAGCTCACAGGGAGGCATTGAAGTGATCCTGCGGCGGATGTTGAAGGGAAGAAAATCTCTGTCACATTGA
- the abhd8a gene encoding protein ABHD8: MLTSITDGILCCLTGKTDNLVLPLESSEPSDGFKFVEVKPGRVLRVRHIIPERPPPGAEEKAVGKKEEASERDGSPVDSGDADISVHCKRKITVYRNGQLVIENLGDVLHSEILQCQDGDLEPCSTVEVELADYKEIASSPDPKPVPPPVPPPQGEQKPAPPPRRRRRKPKRTLMIDSKRVITSCKGTHSDVALFFIHGVGGSLDIWSSQLDFFARLGYEVIAPDLAGHGASTAPQIAAAYTFYALAEDLRAIFKRYARKRNILIGHSYGVSFCTFLAHEYPDLVHKVVMINGGGPTALEPSLCSIFQLPSCVLHCLSPCLAWSFLKAGFAHQGAKEKQLLKQGNAFNVSPFVLRAMMSGQYWPEGDEVYHAELTVPILLVHGMCDKFVPVDEDLRMAEILLFGFLKVIDEGSHMVMMECPETVNTLLHEFFLWEPDMSSKNSLQGEKEQTAAKTDALQTLKHKKNGDK, encoded by the exons ATGCTGACCAGCATCACAGACGGGATCCTCTGCTGTCTCACCGGGAAGACTGACAATCTGGTTTTGCCGCTGGAGTCATCAGAACCCTCTGATGGCTTTAAGTTTGTGGAGGTGAAGCCTGGACGAGTCCTGAGGGTGCGGCACATCATCCCGGAGCGTCCGCCCCCCGGAGCAGAAGAGAAGGCTGTGGGCAAGAAAGAGGAGGCCAGCGAACGTGATGGTTCCCCTGTGGACTCCGGCGATGCTGACATCAGTGTTCACTGCAAGAGGAAGATCACAGTCTACCGTAACGGTCAGCTGGTGATCGAGAATCTCGGCGACGTGCTGCACTCCGAGATCTTGCAGTGTCAGGATGGAGATCTGGAACCCTGCAGCACCGTCGAAGTGGAGCTGGCTGACTACAAAGAAATTGCGTCGTCGCCAGACCCCAAACCTGttcctcctccagttcctcccCCTCAAGGTGAGCAGAAACCAGCTCCACctcctcgccgccgccgccgcaaaCCCAAGCGCACGCTGATGATCGACTCTAAGAGAGTGATCACCAGCTGCAAAGGGACGCACTCGGATGTGGCGCTCTTCTTCATACACGGCGTCGGCGGCTCGCTTGACATCTggagcagccagctggacttCTTCGCCCGTCTAGGCTACGAGGTCATCGCGCCGGATTTGGCGGGTCACGGAGCCAGCACTGCTCCGCAGATTGCAGCAGCCTATACTTTCTATGCCCTGGCGGAGGACCTCCGCGCCATCTTCAAGAGATACGCGCGTAAACGCAACATTCTCATTGGACACTCGTATGG AGTCTCTTTTTGCACCTTCCTCGCCCACGAGTATCCAGATCTGGTGCACAAAGTGGTGATGATCAACGGAGGAGGTCCCACTGCCCTGGAGCCGAGCCTCTGCTCCATCTTCCAGCTTCCTTCCTGTGTGCTCCACTGCTTGTCCCCCTGTTTGGCATGGAGCTTCCTCAA AGCTGGATTCGCCCACCAGGGTGCCAAAGAGAAGCAGCTTCTGAAGCAGGGCAACGCCTTCAACGTGTCCCCGTTTGTTCTGCGCGCCATGATGAGCGGCCAGTACTGGCCAGAGGGGGACGAGGTCTACCATGCTGAGCTCACCGTGCCCATCCTTCTGGTTCACGGCATGTGTGATAAGTTTGTGCCTGTGGATGAAGACCTGAGAATGGCAGAG ATCCTCTTGTTCGGGTTCTTAAAAGTGATCGACGAAGGAAGCCACATGGTGATGATGGAGTGTCCTGAGACCGTCAACACTCTTCTACATGAGTTCTTCCTGTGGGAGCCGGACATGTCTAGTAAAAACAGCCTCCAGGGGGAGAAAGAACAGACTGCTGCCAAAACGGATGCACTACAGACATTGAAACACAAGAAGAATGGCGACAAATAA